One window from the genome of Trichocoleus desertorum ATA4-8-CV12 encodes:
- the fabZ gene encoding 3-hydroxyacyl-ACP dehydratase FabZ, with product MSTLTDLNTTDTPSHVETQANGSAKPSASTKPILAVEDIHKLLPHRYPFSLVDRIIEYVPGERAVGIKNVTFNEPHFQGHFPGRPIMPGVLIVEAMAQVGGIVLTQMSDVQGGLFLFAGIDKVRFRRPVTPGDQLVLTVELLCVKRRRFGKMQGRAEVDGQLAAEGELMFSLVD from the coding sequence ATGTCCACATTGACCGATCTCAATACCACCGATACTCCTAGCCATGTGGAAACACAGGCCAATGGAAGTGCCAAACCCTCAGCCTCAACCAAACCAATTCTGGCAGTTGAGGACATTCACAAGCTACTGCCCCATCGCTACCCCTTTTCCCTGGTCGATCGCATTATTGAGTATGTGCCAGGAGAGCGGGCAGTTGGGATCAAAAATGTCACTTTTAACGAGCCACATTTTCAAGGGCATTTTCCCGGACGGCCCATTATGCCTGGCGTCTTGATTGTAGAAGCAATGGCTCAGGTCGGGGGTATCGTCCTTACCCAAATGTCGGATGTGCAGGGCGGATTGTTCCTGTTCGCAGGGATCGATAAAGTTCGTTTTCGTCGTCCTGTGACCCCAGGAGATCAGTTAGTCCTGACGGTGGAACTGCTGTGCGTTAAGCGACGTCGTTTTGGTAAGATGCAGGGCCGAGCTGAAGTAGATGGTCAGCTGGCAGCCGAAGGTGAACTCATGTTTTCCCTGGTGGACTAA
- a CDS encoding UDP-3-O-acyl-N-acetylglucosamine deacetylase, which yields MLSEPQNAPPPTSSKPLLAPVPLTSGPQQTLKTEFVCSGVGLHTGSQVQVRVLPASVGQGRVFVRMDLPGAPEVAASVTSVHQTMLSTELAQGEAKVRTVEHLLAALAGLGVDNARIELDGPEVPLLDGSAQCWAEAIAQAGVVAQIAPRQTYTLSEPIWVYQGDAFVAALPAPELRFTYGIDFDLPAIGNQWHSWSPAQENFAEAIAAARTFGLAHQIEQLRTNGLIKGGSLENALVCGEEGWLNPPLRFSNEPARHKLLDLVGDLSLLNLFPCAHVLAYKASHHLHTQLTQLIAQRMKDESDDSVWNLTP from the coding sequence ATGCTTTCAGAGCCCCAAAACGCCCCGCCACCAACATCGTCAAAACCACTATTGGCCCCTGTGCCTTTAACTTCTGGCCCCCAGCAAACCCTAAAGACTGAGTTTGTTTGCTCTGGAGTAGGACTGCACACAGGGTCACAGGTTCAGGTGCGAGTGTTGCCTGCCTCCGTAGGTCAAGGTCGGGTCTTCGTGCGCATGGATTTGCCAGGTGCCCCTGAGGTTGCTGCCTCTGTAACCTCGGTGCACCAAACTATGCTGTCTACAGAACTGGCTCAAGGTGAAGCTAAAGTCAGGACTGTAGAGCACTTGTTAGCAGCTTTGGCAGGTCTGGGCGTGGATAATGCTCGGATTGAACTAGATGGCCCGGAAGTGCCGCTCTTGGATGGCTCAGCCCAATGCTGGGCAGAAGCGATCGCCCAAGCAGGTGTGGTAGCCCAAATCGCACCTAGGCAAACCTATACCCTGAGCGAACCCATTTGGGTGTACCAAGGGGATGCGTTTGTGGCAGCGTTGCCTGCTCCAGAACTGCGATTTACTTACGGCATTGACTTCGACTTACCTGCCATTGGCAATCAGTGGCATAGCTGGTCGCCCGCTCAAGAAAATTTTGCTGAGGCGATCGCGGCGGCTCGTACCTTTGGATTGGCCCACCAAATTGAGCAATTACGCACCAACGGCTTAATTAAAGGCGGTAGCCTAGAAAATGCTTTAGTTTGTGGTGAGGAAGGATGGCTTAACCCGCCCTTAAGATTTTCAAATGAGCCAGCGCGTCATAAACTTTTAGATTTAGTAGGGGATTTAAGTTTATTAAATTTATTTCCTTGCGCTCACGTTTTAGCTTACAAAGCTAGCCACCACCTACACACCCAACTGACTCAGTTGATAGCTCAAAGGATGAAGGATGAATCTGATGATTCTGTCTGGAATCTTACCCCTTGA